One window of the Acidimicrobiia bacterium genome contains the following:
- a CDS encoding MFS transporter, with amino-acid sequence MDRRVSSELDTSSKSKFEGIRGRMAHSPRYPWLVLATALFGLFTVGFTITILAISVPRMAEEFNSVEATITWVVTGPMLAFAVVGPATGKLADIYGQRRMYLIGLGGAGIFAAFTAMAWDPASLISFRILSATMGAACGPASMAMINKLFTREQRVQAMGYWSLVMAGGPVIGAVAGGPVVEAFGWRWIFIAQVPVVLIGFLVSFVLLPEGDTVERVRFDFAGSMLLGSSSAAALLALNRGPIMGWSHPLVVAGFVYLPVGLVLFFSRQRRIDYPLVPLEYLRRRNFTFPIITQMLTNFAYMGGFMLTPLLLQDVLAYGEARTSVVSIARPLLFAIAGPVAGAVAIRVGERSSAVFGVIIIVLSMVGLAQVSPGISDIYIMAALGLSGIGMGAVSPSMAASIANAVDERDLGVAGATQQMMSQTAAVVGIQLLQTVQSTRVDSVGLVSSYSHAYLFGGFISALAIFSALMIRSTKDARAIDTEALALKPIAAPVGR; translated from the coding sequence ATGGACAGACGCGTCTCTTCTGAGCTGGACACATCGTCTAAATCTAAATTTGAAGGCATTAGGGGACGTATGGCGCACAGCCCTCGTTACCCCTGGTTGGTGCTAGCCACTGCACTGTTTGGCCTCTTTACCGTTGGCTTCACCATTACCATTTTGGCCATCTCGGTGCCACGGATGGCCGAAGAGTTCAACTCGGTCGAAGCCACAATCACCTGGGTCGTTACCGGACCAATGTTGGCCTTTGCGGTGGTTGGCCCTGCCACAGGAAAACTGGCTGATATTTATGGCCAACGTCGCATGTACCTGATCGGGCTGGGCGGCGCCGGTATTTTCGCGGCCTTCACAGCTATGGCCTGGGATCCAGCTTCGTTAATCAGCTTCCGTATTCTCTCCGCCACCATGGGTGCCGCTTGCGGTCCCGCCTCAATGGCCATGATCAACAAACTTTTCACCCGTGAACAGCGGGTGCAAGCCATGGGGTATTGGTCACTTGTTATGGCCGGAGGTCCGGTGATTGGTGCTGTGGCCGGTGGTCCGGTGGTTGAAGCCTTTGGTTGGCGCTGGATCTTTATTGCTCAAGTGCCAGTGGTCTTAATCGGATTCTTGGTGTCGTTTGTGTTGTTGCCAGAAGGCGACACGGTGGAGCGGGTTCGCTTCGACTTTGCCGGTTCAATGCTGCTTGGCAGTTCCTCAGCAGCAGCTTTGCTGGCGCTCAACCGCGGTCCAATAATGGGCTGGTCACACCCCTTGGTCGTGGCTGGTTTCGTATATTTGCCGGTGGGTCTAGTGCTGTTTTTCTCTCGCCAGCGGCGCATCGATTATCCACTGGTACCACTCGAATATCTGCGACGGCGGAACTTCACTTTCCCCATCATTACTCAGATGCTCACGAACTTCGCCTACATGGGTGGGTTCATGCTGACCCCGTTGTTGTTGCAAGACGTCTTGGCCTACGGCGAGGCTCGCACCTCAGTGGTGTCTATCGCCCGGCCCCTCCTCTTCGCTATTGCCGGGCCGGTGGCCGGTGCGGTGGCAATCCGGGTCGGTGAGCGTTCCTCCGCGGTATTTGGCGTTATTATTATTGTGTTGTCGATGGTGGGCCTAGCACAGGTATCACCTGGAATTTCTGATATTTACATAATGGCGGCGCTCGGTCTCTCAGGAATTGGAATGGGGGCAGTGTCACCGTCGATGGCGGCCAGCATCGCTAACGCCGTTGACGAACGCGACCTGGGAGTAGCTGGTGCCACCCAGCAGATGATGAGCCAGACCGCCGCTGTGGTTGGCATTCAATTGTTGCAAACCGTTCAATCCACCCGGGTCGATTCCGTTGGTCTGGTCAGCTCTTATTCCCATGCCTATCTCTTTGGCGGGTTTATCTCGGCGCTGGCCATCTTTAGCGCTTTGATGATCCGCTCGACCAAAGACGCTCGAGCTATTGACACCGAGGCTTTGGCACTGAAACCAATCGCGGCACCGGTCGGTCGGTGA
- a CDS encoding HDOD domain-containing protein, producing MTAASRRRFLKRKATEGAPRPTVVTRAMVAKANLAPAEPPPVPRPKATFIGRAPVFDRRMDVLGYQLIVDTIGEDPGDQPRFLLTRVLLEIGLDSLIGGRTGFINLPMQSLRDGIHHALPPERMMIEVSGEIRRADEEILRSARDDGYRMLVANIDQAERPDHVVQIVDGASIPFDEEHCEDLITQIVDWSPRAKVLVTGLREPSDVEPTKRAGATWMQGDILRPAERIDEPTIPANRVAVLQLLGELERPDVTIDDIDRLVSIDVGLSYKMLRMANSSYLALERRVERTRDAIVYLGLDTVRSVAALLSLSEATDHSPEVVKISLLRACHAKELFELTNPALANAAFTTGLFSSLDLLLGLSVDQVLDRIPVSDAIAAALRSGSGRLGEGLALVKAYEMNDLDALARSHFDPSVIVWAYRNAVAWMGRIERGLSG from the coding sequence ATGACTGCCGCGTCACGCCGACGTTTCCTAAAGCGCAAAGCCACCGAAGGTGCCCCTCGCCCCACTGTGGTTACTCGTGCCATGGTAGCGAAAGCCAACCTGGCCCCAGCTGAACCACCACCCGTGCCTCGTCCAAAGGCCACCTTCATTGGTCGTGCCCCCGTTTTTGACCGTCGAATGGACGTCTTGGGTTATCAACTCATTGTCGACACCATTGGTGAAGACCCGGGCGACCAGCCACGATTCCTATTGACCCGGGTCTTGTTAGAAATCGGTCTTGACAGCTTGATTGGGGGTCGCACTGGTTTCATAAACCTGCCTATGCAGTCACTCCGTGACGGTATTCACCATGCTTTACCCCCCGAACGCATGATGATCGAAGTTTCGGGTGAGATCAGGCGAGCCGATGAAGAAATTCTGCGCAGCGCTCGAGACGATGGTTACCGCATGTTGGTGGCCAACATTGACCAGGCTGAGCGCCCTGACCACGTAGTGCAGATCGTCGATGGTGCCAGCATCCCCTTCGACGAAGAACACTGCGAAGACCTTATTACCCAAATTGTGGACTGGAGTCCACGAGCCAAGGTGCTGGTCACTGGCCTGCGTGAACCCTCGGATGTGGAGCCAACCAAGCGGGCCGGGGCCACCTGGATGCAAGGCGATATTTTACGGCCAGCGGAACGTATCGACGAACCCACCATCCCTGCCAATCGGGTGGCAGTACTACAACTTTTGGGAGAGCTGGAACGCCCGGATGTGACCATCGACGACATTGACCGGCTGGTTTCAATCGATGTTGGCCTTTCCTACAAGATGTTGCGCATGGCGAACTCTAGCTATCTGGCTTTGGAACGCCGGGTGGAACGTACCCGTGATGCCATTGTTTATTTGGGGCTCGACACGGTTCGCTCGGTAGCGGCGTTGTTGTCGCTTTCAGAAGCTACCGACCATTCCCCTGAAGTGGTCAAAATTTCGTTGCTGCGTGCCTGTCATGCCAAAGAGCTATTCGAGCTGACTAACCCTGCATTAGCAAACGCCGCTTTTACGACCGGATTGTTTTCAAGCCTCGACCTATTGCTTGGGCTCTCCGTCGACCAAGTACTTGATCGGATTCCAGTATCCGATGCTATTGCGGCCGCACTGCGGAGCGGTTCGGGCCGCCTAGGTGAAGGTTTGGCCCTTGTTAAAGCTTACGAAATGAACGATCTTGACGCCTTAGCACGATCTCATTTCGATCCCAGCGTGATCGTCTGGGCCTATCGGAACGCGGTGGCTTGGATGGGTCGGATTGAAAGAGGCCTTAGCGGTTAA
- a CDS encoding FliA/WhiG family RNA polymerase sigma factor, giving the protein MSLAFNPQPLNAEQRELVDAHLPMVEHLVLRVSSSFPRHVDRGDLISAGMVGLVEAAMRYDEARGVPFSRYAARRIRGSVLDAVRSTDWAPRSARQLSRAADSATQELAARSGRIPTDAELAAEIGISLAELTEMRGRIQRGVIHSLEARTSGDGARIEDRLTDTSVSGPDELLEQEELKGYLRAAIEHLPERHRIVVVGHYFEQRSFEELASFLGVTPSRISQLRSDAVEMIKDGIEAQYEPPSSEKVVGRVALRQARFASEIASHSDWRSRIDKAARTFDSLSRFGIDGVEDGGSTAVDV; this is encoded by the coding sequence ATGTCACTCGCGTTCAACCCACAACCTCTAAACGCCGAACAGCGTGAACTTGTGGATGCCCATCTGCCCATGGTTGAGCACCTGGTGTTGCGAGTAAGTTCAAGCTTCCCACGCCACGTTGACCGTGGTGATCTAATCAGTGCTGGCATGGTGGGCTTGGTCGAAGCCGCCATGCGCTACGACGAAGCCCGAGGCGTACCCTTTTCACGCTATGCCGCACGCCGCATTCGTGGTTCTGTGCTCGATGCCGTACGCAGCACCGACTGGGCACCCCGCTCGGCGCGCCAACTCTCACGTGCTGCCGATAGCGCTACCCAAGAGCTAGCGGCCCGCAGCGGTCGCATTCCTACCGATGCTGAATTAGCAGCCGAAATTGGCATCAGCTTGGCGGAACTAACCGAAATGCGCGGTCGCATCCAGCGCGGTGTCATCCACTCGCTAGAAGCCCGTACCAGTGGTGACGGCGCTCGAATTGAAGATCGCTTAACCGATACCTCAGTCTCGGGGCCCGATGAGCTACTGGAACAAGAAGAGTTAAAAGGTTATTTACGCGCTGCCATAGAGCACCTACCCGAACGGCATCGCATTGTGGTGGTAGGCCATTATTTCGAACAGCGATCCTTTGAAGAACTAGCCAGTTTCTTGGGGGTAACGCCATCGCGTATTTCCCAGCTGCGTTCCGACGCTGTTGAGATGATTAAAGATGGTATTGAGGCCCAGTACGAACCACCGAGCAGCGAGAAAGTGGTGGGTCGTGTGGCCTTGCGCCAAGCACGTTTCGCGAGTGAAATCGCCTCGCATAGCGATTGGCGCTCGCGTATCGATAAGGCTGCTCGCACCTTCGATTCGCTAAGTCGCTTCGGGATAGACGGCGTGGAAGACGGCGGCTCCACGGCCGTTGATGTTTAA
- the csrA gene encoding carbon storage regulator CsrA, whose amino-acid sequence MLVLSRKSNESIIIGGDIKVTVLEVRGDQVRLGISAPRDVTVHREEVHAEIQRENISAASVRSSDITRLPKLPMPPK is encoded by the coding sequence ATGCTGGTCCTTAGCCGTAAATCCAACGAATCAATTATCATTGGCGGTGACATTAAAGTAACCGTGCTGGAAGTTCGCGGTGACCAGGTACGTTTGGGTATTTCGGCCCCCCGCGATGTAACCGTCCATCGTGAAGAGGTGCACGCCGAGATCCAGCGCGAGAATATTTCAGCAGCTTCAGTGCGTTCAAGTGATATAACCCGATTGCCTAAGTTGCCTATGCCGCCGAAGTAA
- a CDS encoding flagellar assembly protein FliW: protein MRVESEQLGVIEVEETKIIRLPDGLLGFPEITRFALIEASDDGTYFWLQALDNPELSFLSLIPWGFFPDYEPEISDADQAVLELDSPEHALVLCLITISDDAVTANLLGPVIINSISGTGRQIVLERTDYSTRAELAQL, encoded by the coding sequence GTGCGTGTTGAATCGGAACAACTTGGAGTGATTGAAGTGGAAGAAACCAAGATTATCCGTCTGCCTGATGGACTCTTAGGGTTCCCCGAGATCACTCGGTTTGCGCTAATTGAAGCTAGCGACGACGGAACATACTTTTGGTTGCAGGCCCTTGATAATCCAGAGTTATCTTTTCTTAGCCTGATTCCTTGGGGCTTTTTCCCTGACTATGAACCCGAAATTTCTGATGCTGATCAGGCGGTATTGGAACTAGACAGCCCCGAACATGCATTAGTTCTATGTTTGATAACCATTAGCGATGATGCGGTTACAGCAAACTTATTAGGACCGGTAATTATTAACAGCATTAGCGGAACTGGCCGGCAGATTGTGCTTGAGCGCACCGACTATTCCACCCGTGCTGAGCTCGCCCAACTCTGA